A genomic window from Streptomyces brevispora includes:
- a CDS encoding J domain-containing protein, translating into MTHEAAGVPTTRNDDDRQDHDRQHEQSGRPADARAEAAPTEAPATGAAADGAPADGAPAADAAEAGGAGGGNADGGGGGIAEQARPEARPEARPEARLAHAVRVAEQALIEFEIAVETFRVEVENFSRLHHQRLGPMYARLDELDAQIAEARAARTGDPEDLRKAQEARAIVMPMPGVDELFHDWMDSEGLSPEASAMLTEQPVRPPKRVRPTEEARKLYRELARKAHPDLAQDEKERARRDEFITRVNAAYGRGDEALLKELAQEWAAGPAAPEAELGEADELYARLNWLTQRKELLTVLAQELEQSAIGAMLRMAPDDPDHLLEEIADQLLGEVSQREAELAGLVQ; encoded by the coding sequence GTGACCCACGAAGCCGCCGGGGTGCCGACCACCCGGAACGACGATGACCGGCAGGACCACGACCGTCAGCACGAGCAGTCCGGCCGCCCTGCCGACGCACGTGCGGAGGCCGCTCCCACCGAGGCCCCGGCCACCGGTGCCGCAGCAGACGGTGCCCCGGCAGACGGTGCCCCGGCAGCCGACGCCGCAGAGGCCGGAGGAGCTGGTGGCGGAAACGCTGACGGCGGCGGCGGCGGAATCGCTGAGCAGGCGCGGCCCGAGGCGCGGCCCGAGGCGCGGCCCGAGGCGCGGCTCGCGCACGCTGTGCGGGTGGCCGAGCAGGCTCTGATCGAGTTCGAGATCGCGGTGGAGACCTTCCGGGTCGAGGTGGAGAACTTCTCCCGGCTGCACCACCAGCGGCTGGGCCCGATGTACGCGCGTCTCGACGAGCTCGATGCGCAGATCGCGGAGGCACGGGCCGCGAGGACCGGCGATCCCGAGGATCTGCGCAAGGCGCAGGAGGCGCGGGCGATCGTGATGCCCATGCCGGGTGTCGACGAGCTGTTCCACGACTGGATGGACTCCGAGGGGCTGTCCCCCGAGGCGAGCGCGATGCTGACCGAGCAGCCCGTCCGGCCGCCGAAGCGGGTCCGGCCGACCGAGGAGGCCCGCAAGCTGTACCGCGAGCTGGCCCGCAAGGCCCATCCGGATCTGGCACAGGACGAGAAGGAGCGGGCTCGCCGGGACGAGTTCATCACCCGCGTCAACGCCGCGTACGGGCGCGGGGACGAGGCACTGCTCAAGGAGCTGGCCCAGGAGTGGGCGGCCGGTCCGGCCGCTCCGGAAGCGGAGCTGGGCGAGGCCGACGAGCTCTACGCCCGGCTGAACTGGCTGACCCAGCGCAAGGAACTGCTGACGGTGCTCGCCCAGGAGCTGGAGCAGAGCGCGATCGGCGCCATGCTGCGGATGGCCCCGGACGATCCGGATCACCTGCTCGAAGAGATCGCCGATCAGCTGCTGGGCGAGGTGTCGCAGCGTGAGGCGGAACTGGCAGGTCTGGTGCAGTAG
- a CDS encoding DUF2252 domain-containing protein, translating into MGETEAEESVQRAVKDDPRLPVVPGFARRAHPKDRGDPQPPREAGKALRERVPRSSHESLALPAGRPDAVRAVEESNRGRVPALTPIRVGRMAATPFAFLRGSAGLMAHDLVGTPVTGVEAQLCGDAHAANFGLYGDARGNLIIDLNDFDETVAGPWEWDLKRLATSLVLAGREAGADEETCRRGAYDAVGAYRRTMRLLAKLPALDAWNAVADEELVSYTDARDLLGTLERVAEKARNNTSARFAAKSTEDFGDGGRRFVDAPPVLRRVPDAEAASVAAGLGEYLGTVSQDRVPLLARYAIHDVAFRVVGTGSVGTRSYVVLLLDHRGEPLVLQVKEARASVLAPHLPAAGFEVPEVGHEGRRVVLGQQRMQVVSDILLGWTTVDGRPFQVRQFRNRKGSVDPAALMAEQVDDYGRMTGALLARAHAHSADPRLIAGYCGKNDVLDEAVAAFAVTYADRTEADHAELVRAIGAGRIAVEPGV; encoded by the coding sequence ATGGGTGAGACCGAAGCGGAAGAGTCGGTACAGCGGGCTGTGAAGGATGATCCGCGGCTTCCGGTCGTGCCCGGGTTCGCCCGCCGCGCTCACCCGAAGGACCGGGGTGACCCGCAACCGCCCAGAGAGGCGGGCAAGGCGCTGCGTGAGCGTGTGCCCCGCTCCTCGCACGAGTCGCTGGCCCTGCCCGCGGGCCGGCCCGACGCGGTGCGGGCGGTCGAGGAGTCGAACCGGGGCCGGGTGCCCGCGCTCACGCCGATCCGGGTGGGGCGCATGGCTGCCACCCCGTTCGCCTTCCTCCGGGGTTCGGCCGGGCTGATGGCCCACGACCTGGTGGGCACTCCCGTCACCGGAGTGGAAGCCCAGCTCTGCGGTGATGCGCATGCGGCCAACTTCGGGCTGTACGGCGACGCGCGGGGCAACCTGATCATCGACCTGAACGACTTCGACGAGACCGTGGCCGGGCCGTGGGAGTGGGACCTCAAGCGCCTTGCCACCTCGTTGGTGCTCGCGGGCCGCGAGGCGGGCGCGGACGAGGAAACGTGCCGCAGGGGTGCGTACGACGCGGTGGGCGCCTACCGGCGGACGATGAGGCTGCTGGCCAAGCTGCCCGCGCTCGACGCCTGGAATGCCGTCGCCGACGAGGAGCTCGTCTCGTACACGGACGCGCGGGATCTGCTCGGCACGCTGGAGCGGGTCGCGGAGAAGGCCCGTAACAACACCAGCGCCCGCTTCGCGGCCAAGTCCACGGAGGACTTCGGGGACGGCGGACGCCGGTTCGTCGACGCACCGCCGGTGCTGCGCCGGGTGCCGGACGCGGAGGCCGCGTCCGTGGCGGCGGGGCTCGGCGAGTATCTGGGCACCGTCTCGCAGGACCGGGTTCCGCTGCTCGCCCGGTATGCGATCCACGATGTGGCGTTCCGGGTGGTCGGCACAGGGAGTGTGGGCACCCGGTCGTATGTGGTGCTGCTGCTGGACCACCGGGGCGAGCCGCTGGTGCTGCAGGTGAAGGAGGCCAGGGCCTCGGTGCTGGCGCCCCATCTGCCCGCCGCGGGTTTCGAGGTGCCGGAGGTGGGACACGAGGGGCGTCGGGTGGTGCTCGGGCAGCAGCGGATGCAGGTCGTCAGCGACATCCTGCTGGGCTGGACGACCGTGGACGGGCGGCCCTTCCAAGTGAGGCAGTTCAGGAACCGCAAGGGCAGCGTCGACCCGGCGGCCCTGATGGCCGAACAGGTCGACGACTACGGCCGGATGACCGGCGCGCTGCTGGCCCGCGCTCACGCACACAGCGCCGATCCGAGGCTGATCGCGGGCTACTGCGGCAAGAACGACGTGCTGGACGAGGCGGTGGCGGCGTTCGCCGTGACCTACGCGGACCGTACGGAGGCGGACCACGCCGAGCTCGTGCGGGCGATAGGCGCGGGGCGCATAGCCGTCGAGCCGGGGGTGTGA
- a CDS encoding winged helix-turn-helix transcriptional regulator, producing MADHSEQACRQVDGSISRVFELFGKRWTGPIVSVLLQRPVHFADLRRAIPGISERMLSDRLSELGAAGLVVREVDEGPPLRVSYRLTQAGAAMEPALKELGRWAETHLKDGGGC from the coding sequence ATGGCGGATCACAGCGAGCAGGCGTGCCGACAGGTCGACGGGAGCATCAGTCGCGTCTTCGAGCTGTTCGGCAAGCGTTGGACGGGGCCGATCGTCTCCGTGCTGCTTCAGCGGCCCGTGCACTTCGCTGATCTGCGGCGAGCGATTCCGGGCATCAGCGAGCGCATGCTCTCGGACCGGCTTTCCGAACTGGGGGCGGCGGGTCTGGTGGTCCGTGAGGTGGACGAGGGGCCCCCGCTGCGGGTTTCGTACCGCCTGACGCAAGCCGGTGCCGCGATGGAGCCCGCGCTCAAGGAGCTGGGACGCTGGGCGGAGACGCATCTGAAGGATGGTGGCGGCTGTTAG
- a CDS encoding FMN-dependent NADH-azoreductase, producing MATLLHLDSAVFPQGSASREVTAAFVRTWREQHPDGQVVYRDLAAEPLPHLNAAAVAAGVEHPLRGELAAELAAADAVLIGAPMYNFTIPSTLKAWLDHVIIAGHNVGPDSPVADTPITVVASRGGSYAPGTPREDAEFVQNYLAKLLTSMFAAEVDFIVPELTLARTKPEMAELIPLADTSRAKAFSEAAEKAKTLASRLAA from the coding sequence ATGGCCACACTGCTGCACCTCGACTCCGCCGTATTCCCCCAGGGCTCCGCGTCCCGCGAGGTCACCGCCGCATTCGTGCGGACCTGGCGCGAACAGCACCCCGACGGACAGGTCGTCTACCGCGATCTCGCCGCCGAGCCGCTGCCGCACCTGAACGCCGCGGCCGTCGCCGCCGGCGTCGAGCACCCGCTGCGTGGCGAACTCGCCGCCGAGCTGGCCGCCGCGGACGCGGTCCTGATCGGTGCGCCGATGTACAACTTCACGATTCCGTCGACCTTGAAGGCATGGCTCGACCACGTGATCATCGCCGGCCACAACGTCGGCCCCGACAGCCCGGTGGCCGACACCCCGATCACGGTCGTCGCCAGTCGTGGCGGTTCCTACGCTCCCGGTACCCCGCGCGAGGACGCCGAGTTCGTCCAGAACTATCTGGCGAAGCTGCTGACGTCGATGTTCGCCGCCGAGGTCGACTTCATCGTCCCGGAGCTGACCCTGGCCCGCACCAAGCCGGAGATGGCCGAGCTCATCCCGCTCGCCGACACCTCCCGCGCCAAGGCGTTCAGCGAAGCCGCGGAGAAGGCCAAGACCCTCGCGTCCCGGCTCGCCGCCTGA
- a CDS encoding FhaA domain-containing protein, with product MGVMKRFEQRLEGLVNGTFAKVFKSEVQPVEIAGALQRECDNNATIWNRERTVVPNDFIVELSAPDYERLSPYSGQLGDELSGLVRDYAKQQRYTFMGPIKVHLEKADDLDTGLYRVRSRTLASSSSQQGQPDQHGFQNQPGQPAQPTRPGQGRPAAPQAPGGYGYPPTSAPPMPATPPPGAGRPAAPASDRRPPATPSPLPNTQVRRWIEINGTRHQISRPTLVMGRSTDADVRIDDPGVSRRHCEIRTGTPSTIQDLGSTNGIVVDGQHTTRATLRDGSRIVVGNTTIVYRQAEG from the coding sequence GTGGGAGTCATGAAGCGTTTCGAGCAACGTCTCGAAGGTCTCGTCAATGGCACTTTCGCCAAGGTCTTCAAGTCCGAGGTGCAGCCTGTCGAGATCGCGGGAGCCCTCCAGCGGGAGTGCGACAACAACGCCACCATCTGGAACCGCGAGCGGACCGTCGTCCCGAACGACTTCATCGTCGAGCTCAGCGCCCCCGACTACGAGCGGCTCAGCCCGTACTCCGGCCAGCTGGGCGACGAGCTCTCGGGCCTGGTGCGCGACTACGCGAAGCAGCAGCGGTACACCTTCATGGGCCCCATCAAGGTCCATCTGGAGAAGGCCGACGACCTCGACACCGGTCTCTACCGGGTACGCAGCCGCACTCTGGCGTCGAGTTCCTCGCAGCAGGGCCAGCCCGACCAGCACGGGTTCCAGAACCAGCCCGGACAGCCCGCCCAGCCCACGCGTCCCGGCCAGGGGCGCCCCGCCGCCCCGCAGGCCCCCGGTGGCTACGGCTATCCGCCCACCTCCGCCCCGCCCATGCCCGCGACCCCACCGCCGGGCGCCGGGCGGCCCGCGGCACCCGCATCCGACCGGCGCCCGCCGGCCACCCCCAGCCCCCTGCCGAACACGCAGGTGCGACGCTGGATCGAGATCAACGGCACCCGCCATCAGATCTCCCGCCCGACGTTGGTGATGGGCCGCAGCACCGACGCCGACGTGCGGATCGACGACCCCGGCGTTTCCCGCCGGCACTGTGAGATCCGGACCGGAACGCCCTCGACGATCCAGGATCTCGGGTCTACCAACGGCATCGTGGTAGACGGGCAGCACACAACCCGCGCTACGCTCCGCGACGGCTCGCGGATCGTCGTGGGCAACACCACCATCGTTTACCGGCAAGCCGAAGGGTGA
- a CDS encoding FHA domain-containing protein FhaB/FipA: MSELTLTVMRLGFLAVLWLFVIVAVQVIRSDLFGTRVTQRGSRRTATDARPPQARQTAAAPPQQRQQPGRQRRGAPTKLVVSEGTLTGTTVALQGQTISLGRAHDSTIVLDDDYASSRHARIYPDRDGQWIVEDLGSTNGTYLDRTRLTTPTPVPLGAPIRIGKTVIELRK; the protein is encoded by the coding sequence ATGTCAGAGCTGACCCTTACGGTCATGCGGCTAGGATTCCTGGCTGTTCTGTGGCTGTTCGTGATCGTGGCCGTCCAGGTCATCCGCAGCGACCTGTTCGGAACGCGCGTGACGCAGCGCGGCTCACGCCGCACTGCCACCGACGCGCGCCCGCCACAGGCACGCCAAACCGCCGCGGCACCACCGCAGCAGCGCCAGCAACCCGGCCGCCAGCGCCGTGGGGCACCGACCAAGCTGGTCGTGTCCGAGGGCACCCTGACCGGCACTACGGTGGCGCTCCAGGGGCAGACCATCTCGCTGGGCCGGGCCCATGATTCAACGATCGTGCTGGACGACGACTACGCGTCCAGCAGGCATGCCAGGATCTACCCCGACCGTGACGGTCAGTGGATCGTCGAGGATCTCGGGTCCACCAACGGCACGTATCTGGACCGGACCCGTCTCACCACCCCGACGCCTGTTCCGCTGGGCGCGCCGATCCGGATCGGCAAGACCGTCATCGAGCTGCGGAAGTAG
- a CDS encoding Stp1/IreP family PP2C-type Ser/Thr phosphatase, translating to MSLSLRFAAGSHKGMIREGNEDSGYAGPRLLAIADGMGGQAAGEVASSEVISTLVQLDDDVPGSDILTSLGTAVQRANDQLRMMVEEDPQLEGMGTTLTALLWTGQRLGLVHVGDSRAYLLRDGVLTQITQDHTWVQRLVDEGRITEEEATTHPQRSLLMRALGSGDHVEPDLSIREVRAGDRYLICSDGLSGVVSHQTMEETLASYQGPQETIQDLIQLALRGGGPDNITCIVADVLDVDSNDTLAAQLNDTPVIVGAVAENQAAQLNDGGAMETPAGRAAGLGRPVPPPSGGFGPPGSGDDGGYDGMPDGSFGSYSDDDFVKPGGRRWLKGSLYVVLALAVIGGGLYGGYRWTQTQFYVGAKNDNVALYRGISQDLAWVSLSKVENDHPEIELKYLPPYQRKQVEATIAEGSLADAREKITELATQATACKKDAQRRAAEKNAPSDEGQAGSTDTDATKTSSSSGATKTKQTSATPTPGPSLSEEEKKLVPQCGKQ from the coding sequence ATGAGTCTTTCCCTGCGCTTCGCCGCCGGATCGCACAAGGGCATGATCCGGGAAGGCAACGAGGACTCCGGCTATGCCGGACCACGTCTTCTCGCCATCGCCGACGGCATGGGCGGCCAGGCAGCCGGTGAGGTCGCCAGCTCCGAGGTGATCTCCACGCTCGTCCAGCTGGACGACGACGTACCGGGCTCCGACATCCTCACTTCGCTCGGTACGGCGGTCCAGCGGGCCAATGACCAGCTGCGCATGATGGTCGAGGAGGACCCGCAGCTGGAGGGCATGGGCACCACGCTCACCGCCCTTCTCTGGACGGGCCAGCGTCTCGGCCTCGTGCACGTCGGCGACTCACGCGCGTACCTGCTGCGTGACGGTGTACTGACCCAGATCACGCAGGACCACACCTGGGTCCAGCGCCTGGTCGACGAGGGCCGGATCACCGAGGAGGAGGCCACCACCCACCCGCAGCGCTCCCTGCTGATGCGCGCACTGGGCAGTGGCGACCACGTCGAACCCGACCTCTCCATCCGTGAGGTCCGGGCCGGCGACCGTTACCTGATCTGCTCCGACGGCCTTTCCGGCGTCGTCTCCCACCAGACGATGGAGGAGACGCTCGCCAGCTACCAGGGCCCTCAGGAGACCATCCAGGACCTGATCCAGCTCGCCCTGCGCGGCGGCGGCCCGGACAACATCACCTGCATCGTCGCGGACGTCCTCGACGTCGACAGCAACGACACCCTGGCCGCGCAGCTCAACGACACCCCGGTCATCGTCGGCGCGGTCGCGGAGAACCAGGCCGCCCAGCTGAACGACGGCGGCGCGATGGAGACCCCCGCCGGACGCGCGGCCGGCCTCGGCCGCCCCGTCCCGCCGCCCTCGGGCGGCTTCGGCCCTCCCGGCAGCGGTGACGACGGCGGCTACGACGGAATGCCGGACGGGTCCTTCGGGTCCTACTCCGACGACGACTTCGTCAAGCCAGGCGGCCGCAGGTGGCTCAAGGGCTCGCTGTACGTCGTGCTCGCCCTGGCCGTCATCGGCGGCGGTCTGTACGGCGGATACCGCTGGACCCAGACCCAGTTCTACGTCGGCGCGAAGAACGACAACGTCGCGCTGTACCGGGGCATCAGCCAGGACCTCGCCTGGGTCTCGCTCTCGAAGGTGGAGAACGACCACCCCGAGATCGAACTCAAGTACCTCCCGCCCTACCAGCGCAAGCAGGTCGAGGCGACCATCGCCGAGGGCAGCCTCGCCGACGCCCGCGAGAAGATCACCGAACTCGCCACCCAGGCGACCGCCTGCAAGAAGGACGCACAGCGCCGCGCAGCCGAGAAGAACGCCCCCAGCGACGAGGGCCAGGCCGGCAGTACGGACACGGACGCCACCAAGACGTCCTCGTCGTCCGGCGCCACCAAGACCAAGCAGACTTCAGCGACTCCCACTCCTGGTCCCAGCCTCTCGGAGGAAGAGAAGAAGCTGGTCCCGCAGTGCGGTAAGCAGTAA
- a CDS encoding FtsW/RodA/SpoVE family cell cycle protein, with translation MSVVTNTTTIGAIDAPSRRNTELMMMVFAIAISVFAYANVGLAIDGSLPSGMFGYGAGLILLGGVAHLVVRKFAPYADPLLLPLATLLNGLGLVVIWRLDQSKLLQTIHQAGSTASRQLIYTGLGIALLAAVLIFLKDHRALQRYTYISMVGALILLLLPLVPGLGAELTYGAKIWISVAGFSIQPGEFAKIVLAIFFAGYLMVKRDALALASRRFMGLYLPRGRDLGPILVVWAISILILVFETDLGTSLLFFGMFIIMLYVATERTSWIVFGLMMSAAGAVGVASFEPHVQGRVQAWLNPMGEYKLSRMVTHDGFLHSDQLQQALWAFGSGGTLGSGLGQGHSDLIKFAANSDFVLATFGEELGLAGLMAILLVYALIVERGIRTALAARDPFGKLLAIGLSGALALQVFVVAGGVMGLIPLTGMTMPFLAYGGSSVIANWALIGILLRISDTARRPAPSPAPSPDAEMTQVVRPSNSGPTAV, from the coding sequence ATGAGCGTTGTCACCAACACGACCACCATCGGCGCGATCGACGCACCGAGCCGGCGCAACACCGAACTGATGATGATGGTCTTCGCCATCGCCATCTCGGTGTTCGCCTACGCCAACGTGGGCCTCGCCATCGACGGGAGCCTCCCGTCCGGCATGTTCGGTTACGGAGCAGGACTCATCCTGCTCGGCGGCGTTGCTCACCTCGTGGTGCGCAAGTTCGCCCCGTACGCGGACCCGCTGCTGCTGCCACTGGCCACACTGCTCAACGGGCTGGGGCTGGTGGTCATCTGGCGGCTTGACCAGTCCAAGCTGCTGCAGACCATCCACCAAGCCGGCTCGACGGCGTCCCGCCAGCTGATTTACACGGGGTTGGGGATCGCGCTGCTCGCGGCCGTGCTGATCTTCCTCAAGGACCACCGGGCCCTGCAGCGCTACACGTACATCTCCATGGTCGGCGCGCTGATCCTGCTGCTACTGCCGCTGGTACCGGGCCTCGGCGCCGAGCTCACCTACGGCGCCAAGATCTGGATCTCGGTCGCCGGATTCTCCATCCAGCCCGGTGAGTTCGCGAAGATCGTGCTCGCGATCTTCTTCGCCGGCTATCTGATGGTGAAGCGGGATGCGCTCGCCCTGGCCAGCCGCCGCTTCATGGGCCTGTACCTGCCGCGCGGCCGCGACCTCGGGCCGATCCTGGTCGTGTGGGCGATCTCGATCCTCATCCTGGTCTTCGAGACCGACCTCGGTACGTCGCTGCTGTTCTTCGGAATGTTCATCATCATGCTGTACGTCGCCACCGAGCGGACCAGCTGGATCGTCTTCGGTCTCATGATGTCCGCGGCGGGAGCGGTTGGCGTGGCCAGCTTCGAACCGCACGTGCAGGGGCGTGTCCAGGCCTGGCTCAACCCGATGGGCGAGTACAAGCTCAGCCGGATGGTGACCCACGACGGCTTCTTGCACTCCGACCAGCTCCAGCAGGCGCTGTGGGCCTTCGGATCCGGCGGCACCCTCGGCTCCGGCCTCGGCCAGGGCCACTCCGATCTCATCAAGTTCGCTGCCAACTCCGACTTCGTCCTCGCCACCTTCGGCGAGGAGCTGGGTCTGGCCGGCCTCATGGCGATCCTGCTGGTCTACGCCCTGATCGTGGAACGCGGCATACGCACCGCCCTCGCCGCCCGCGACCCGTTCGGCAAACTGCTGGCCATCGGCCTGTCCGGTGCCCTCGCGCTCCAGGTCTTCGTGGTCGCCGGCGGCGTCATGGGGCTCATCCCGCTGACCGGTATGACGATGCCCTTCCTGGCCTACGGCGGATCCTCCGTCATCGCCAACTGGGCACTGATCGGCATCCTGCTGCGCATCAGCGACACGGCCCGCAGACCGGCTCCGTCACCCGCCCCCAGCCCCGACGCCGAGATGACGCAGGTGGTCCGTCCCAGCAACTCCGGCCCCACTGCAGTGTGA
- a CDS encoding peptidoglycan D,D-transpeptidase FtsI family protein, which translates to MNKPLRRIAIFCGFLILALLVRANWLQYVQADSLKSNENNRRVNIARYAAPRGDITVGGTPVTGSTETKSNGLNDLKYKRTYKDGPMWAPVTGYASQAFGGNFLEGVEDGILTGNDDRLFFRNTLDMLTGKPKQGGNVVTTLNLAAQKAAYDGLKNRGKGAVVALEPSTGKILALASYPSYDPSSIAGSSNADGEAWKKLRKENNPSDPMLNRALRETYPPGSTFKVVTAAAALENGKYTSADQHTDSPLPWTMPGTNTQLTNENNIPCKNVSMREALRMSCNTVFGKIGADLGNDKMLEEAEKFGFNEEQFTPVRSNASVFSKDMNKSQTALSSIGQFNTAATPLQMAMVVAAIANDGKLMKPYMVDKVQSPSLDTLEQTAPEELSRPLTSENAQILQSMMQTVVQDGTGKNAQIPGVTVGGKTGTAQHGLNNSEKPYAWFISYAKTDKGFPVAVAVVVEDSDANRGDISGGGLAAPIARAVMKAVTDK; encoded by the coding sequence GTGAACAAGCCCCTGCGCCGGATCGCTATCTTCTGTGGCTTCTTGATTCTCGCGCTGCTTGTCCGCGCCAACTGGCTCCAGTACGTCCAGGCCGACAGCCTCAAGAGCAACGAGAACAACCGCCGCGTCAACATCGCCCGCTACGCCGCCCCGCGCGGCGACATCACCGTCGGCGGCACCCCGGTCACCGGGTCGACGGAGACCAAGAGCAACGGGCTCAACGATCTGAAGTACAAGCGGACATACAAGGATGGCCCGATGTGGGCGCCCGTCACCGGCTATGCCTCGCAGGCGTTCGGCGGAAACTTCCTCGAGGGAGTTGAGGACGGCATCCTCACCGGCAACGACGACCGGCTCTTCTTCCGCAACACCCTGGATATGCTCACCGGCAAGCCGAAGCAGGGCGGCAACGTCGTCACCACGCTGAACTTGGCGGCACAGAAGGCGGCGTACGACGGCCTCAAGAACCGCGGCAAGGGTGCCGTCGTCGCCCTGGAGCCGTCCACCGGCAAGATCCTCGCGCTGGCCTCCTACCCGTCGTACGACCCATCGTCGATCGCCGGCTCCTCCAACGCCGACGGCGAGGCCTGGAAGAAGCTGCGGAAGGAGAACAACCCCAGCGACCCGATGCTGAACCGGGCGCTGCGCGAGACCTACCCGCCGGGCTCCACCTTCAAGGTGGTCACCGCGGCTGCCGCGCTGGAGAACGGCAAGTACACCTCGGCCGATCAGCACACCGACTCCCCACTGCCGTGGACCATGCCGGGCACCAACACCCAACTGACGAACGAGAACAACATCCCCTGCAAGAACGTCAGCATGCGTGAGGCGCTGCGGATGTCCTGCAACACCGTCTTCGGCAAGATCGGCGCCGACCTCGGCAACGACAAGATGCTCGAGGAGGCGGAGAAGTTCGGCTTCAACGAGGAGCAGTTCACCCCCGTTCGCTCCAACGCCTCGGTGTTCTCCAAGGACATGAACAAATCGCAGACCGCGCTGTCCTCGATCGGTCAGTTCAACACCGCCGCGACCCCGCTGCAGATGGCCATGGTCGTCGCGGCGATCGCCAACGACGGCAAGCTGATGAAGCCGTACATGGTCGACAAGGTCCAGTCGCCCAGCCTTGACACCCTGGAGCAGACCGCCCCGGAGGAGCTGAGCCGCCCGCTCACCTCGGAGAATGCCCAGATCCTGCAGTCGATGATGCAGACGGTCGTCCAGGACGGCACCGGCAAGAACGCCCAGATCCCCGGCGTCACCGTCGGCGGCAAGACGGGTACGGCGCAACACGGCCTCAACAACAGCGAGAAGCCGTACGCCTGGTTCATCTCGTACGCCAAGACCGACAAGGGCTTTCCCGTCGCCGTGGCCGTGGTGGTCGAGGACAGCGATGCGAACCGGGGCGACATCTCCGGTGGCGGTCTGGCCGCCCCGATCGCCAGGGCCGTCATGAAGGCCGTCACCGACAAGTGA